In Papaver somniferum cultivar HN1 unplaced genomic scaffold, ASM357369v1 unplaced-scaffold_80, whole genome shotgun sequence, the following proteins share a genomic window:
- the LOC113344871 gene encoding uncharacterized protein LOC113344871: MYGINHNIWCAMAGNLVAVESCLRVTHREFRKKLNGGYKTITVWDVAKNLHTNLKKVRGFSLDVIYVSFLVAGYDAEVPRLYEVNRGCCQPRQYACIGSGASFAQEYMTEVLVLHTFRVLMGIGDLSVWSGCDGGDLLLVVITTTSRAPTSVTFFP; the protein is encoded by the exons ATGTATGGCATCAACCATAACATATGGTGTGCCATGGCTGGAAATTTAGTTGCTGTTGAGTCGTGTCTGAGGGTCACGCACAGGGAG TTTCGGAAAAAACTCAATGGTGGATATAAGACTATTACTGTGTGGGATGTTGCAAAAAATCTCCATACTAATCTGAAGAAGGTTCGAGGTTTTTCTCTGGATGTTATTTATGTGAGCTTCTTGGTTGCCGGATACGACGCTGAG GTTCCTAGATTGTATGAGGTCAACAGGGGTTGTTGCCAACCTCGTCAGTACGCATGCATTGGTTCTGGCGCATCTTTTGCTCAAGAATATATGACTGAAGTGTTAGTTTTACATACTTTT AGGGTGTTGATGGGAATAGGGGATTTGAGTGTTTggagtggttgtgatggtggtgaTCTATTGTTGGTTGTGATCACCACGACTTCTCGAGCTCCAACTTCAGTCACGTTCTTTCCATAA